The Rattus rattus isolate New Zealand chromosome 1, Rrattus_CSIRO_v1, whole genome shotgun sequence genome includes a region encoding these proteins:
- the LOC116905238 gene encoding prothymosin alpha-like, whose translation MRNHVDAVVDTRLEVTTKDLEKKKVTEETGNGRAAPVNEENGTQGADEEEEEEEEEEEEEEEEEEEEEEEEEEEDEEEEEE comes from the exons ATGCGCAACCATGTCGACGCTGTGGTGGACACCCGTTTAGAGGTCACCACCAAGGACTTGGAGAAGAAGAAAGTCACGGAGGAGACAGGGAATGGAAGAGCTGCACCTGTCAATGAGGAGAATGGGACTCAGGGGGCTGATG aagaagaagaggaagaggaagaggaagaggaagaggaggaagaggaagaggaagaggaggaagaggaagaggaagaggaggatgaggaagaggaagaggag